TTCAGGTCCGGTTGGCGTGTGATTACACCACGGCCCCAGGTGCTTACCCAAAGATCGCCATTGGGCAATTCCATAACAGAGCTCAGGCTGGCGCGTTGTTTGTCTTGCCGCAATGACAGGTGGAGGTTGCTGTTGAGCTTACTGGTGGAATTGTACAATCCGTTGTCTGTGGCCACCCAAAGTATCTTCTCCCGGTCCTGAATAACCGAATAGATCCTGGTGAACTCGATATTGTAGGGAGATGACCCGGGAAAGATGAAAGTTTCGAAACGATCAGCCTGCCGCATGGCCATATGATAAAGGCCATAGGTGAGAACGGTAGTGTCTTCAAATTCCGTGAACCTGTGCAATTCATAATATCCGCCAGGCGAAACAGTGGTAAGGCCTAGCGTATCATCACTCCAGGTTTTCATTTTTTCATCATAACAGAAATAGTGAATGGAAGAAGTGATGGTATCCCAGGTGGAAAACCAATGTCTTCTTTTCCCATCGATATACATATTGGTGATATGCTGTCGCATACTGTTTTCATTCAACAGAAAATGCGGCGCATTGGAGTCTGTGGCTTTGAAGAGTTGTCTTCTTTTTTTATCGTAGTAGGCTAATCCGCCTCTGCCTCCGATCCAGTAGCGGCCTGTACTTAAATCGTCGAAAGTGGTGAATAGACCGAATGAACGGGGAATCGGGAATGGAGTGATGTCTTCCCGAAGTACATTTTTTTCTTCATCGTAGGATAACCACCCCCAGTTGCGGATCAGAACAATGACCTGTCCGCTTCCATTTTTTTCCAGGAAAATGTCTGCGTTCTGCGGTATGTCCAACTCTTTGGCGAAGGGAACAGGTTTGTATCGGAAAGTGGCATGATCGAATATCCCGATGGACTTTCCCATCCGAAGCCACATACGTTGCATCGTGTCCATGAGGATCTGGTTCACGGGCAGGCGCGGAAGCCGGTCGGCGCCGCTTTGCTGATATGGATAGAAGAATTGATATCCGTCGTATCGCTGCAATCCGTTCTCAGTACCGATCCAGAGATAACCTTTAGCATCCTGCAATAAACTGTACACGAAATTGGATGCAAGTCCATCCCTTGCAGTAAGATGATTGAAGATAAACTCCTGCGCCACTGCCCTTCTGCAGCCGGTAATGCCAGCCATCAGTATCAGGATGCTGAACAAAAAGCTTCGAATCCGGCTCTTGCATTGACTTTTGGAGCTTGTACCGGAAACAGGCCCGCACATATTATCCGCGGAACGGTGAGTGATCATGTTAAAAGGATGATAAAAAGGTTCAGGATTTGAAAGCAAATGTACAACTCATGCAGTTGGTAAGCCCTGTTCAACCTTTCGTTAGCATGTTTATGCGATTGAGCCGCACAACTGGCCGCAGTAGCTTTGCTCCCGTTAAATCATCGATATGAAAAAGCTCATTCTGTTATGTGTGTTCATTGCACCCTTCGTTTCACAGGCTCAGTTGGGTGGTTTGGTTAATAAAGCCAAAAACAAGATAAAGGAAAAACTGGACAATAAAGTAGACAGGGAAATCGACAAATCTCTCGATCCACCCAAAGAAAAAACAAAAGAAGAAGAAAATAAGACAAGCGGGGAAGAAAACAAACCGGGCGGGACCGAAGCCAGAAGCCCCATTGCCGCTTACTCACGCTATGATTTTATTCCGGGTGAAAAGGTATTGTATGCTGAAGATCTCGCACAGGACAATATCGGAGAACTGCCACTGGGCTGGAATACCAGGGGAAAAGGGGAAGTAGTGACGCTGGAAAATTTTCCTGGTAAATGGATGCGCATGTTCACCGGAGCTACTTATCTATTCGGTAACAACAAACCTTTCGGTGAGAATTTCACCGTAGAGTTCGACCTGATCGTTGATGGCACAGCGCCACAGGGAACGCGCTTCTTACCGGGCTTCAAATTCGGCATGTTCAGCAGCGGCACCAAAAAAGCAACTGATAAATCATTGTGGTCGGAGTCTGAGTGGATGGATAAAAATGTACTGAGTATCACCACCAAACCTAATCTGGACCTCATCTCCAAGGCCGAACTCTATTCCCGCGAAAAAGGCAGCCAGAGTTTCAGCAGCGGCAATACAGACTTTGCTGCATTCAGCAAATCTTATTTCAAACCTGCACACTATGCCATCCAGGTACAGAAAAGCCGCGTACGTGTTTGGATAGATGGCAACAAGGTTTTCGATATTCCTGAAGTGGTTGGTTCTTCCATTCCTTTCAACAACCTGGTATTCGGAGTGTCCGATTATGTTTTTTACAACGAAAGCAATTTCGGGATCTATATCTCCAACATCAAGGTAGCCACAGGCGTTCCGGATACAAGACATAAACTGCTGGATGAAGGGAAATTCTCTACAACGGGAATCCTCTTCGATCTCAACAGCGCCAGTATCAAACCCGAATCCAATAGTGTGCTGAAAGAGATCGGCAACCTGATGAAAGAGAATAAAGATCTCAGAGTAAAGATCATTGGTCACACCAGCAGCGATGGCGATGATGCGGCCAACCTGGAGCTTTCCAAAAAACGGGCAGCAGCCATCAAAGACGCACTGGTAAAGGATCATAAGATCGAAGAAGAAAGGCTGCAGGCCGAAGGAAAAGGAGAAACACAACCTGTTGGCGACAACAAAACAAAAGAAGGACAGGCACAGAACCGCCGTGTGGAATTCATCAAATTGTAATCAGAACAGATCGTATAGCCATGAAGTTTATTGCAATGCTGGCATTGGTGCTGCTTACGGGCAGCGCTTTTGCCCAGGAAAATATGTCTGAAAAGGAACTGGAAGAACTGATCCGCCGTGCCGAAAAAATGGCAGAAAAGGCGAAGTCGGACCCGAGGATGAAAAAGGCGATGCAAGAAGAGGAGAAAGCGGAGAACAAGCCGAAGAAATTTCCAACCCGCGATAATGCAGCATTGGCCGCGCTGCCTGCCAGACCGATGAGCAATGGCAGTATGAGCTCTTACCTGCAAAATCTTTACACTGCTTATAAAACAAAAATGCCAGTCGGCGCCATCCAGGCTGCTCAGAAAGCAACGGAATCGCTCGGCGGCAATGCAGACAAGATAGGTGTGGCGGGCGTTTCGGCCTGGTACAACGGCGCTCAGGAACAGGGCATTCTCATGCTCCTGCAGGCTGGCGCCAAAAAGCCGGAAGATCCATTATTGCTCAATAACCTCGGTGCACTGCTCAATGCAGGCGGCGCTGCCAGGCATGCCCTGCCGGTCCTGCAAACACTGGTGAACAGGTATCCCGAGAACCCGATGCTGCTGAATAATCTCGGTCAGGCATATGCGGGAGTAGGACAGCTGGACACGGCAATGAAATATTTCGCACGAGTATTTAAAAAATCCCCACAACATCCGGAAGCCCGCAATACGGCTGGTCAGATAGAGAAGCAACGTGGTCGCACAGCCGAAGCTGTCAAACATTTCCAGGAATCTCTCAAAGGCGCTCATAACCTGGAAGCCCTGCAGGGACTTGATGAATGCACGGGTGGGAATTATTACGCCAAACTGCCGCCCATCGGCTCTCCCATCGATCTTCCTTACTTCAATGAATTTAAATACAAACTTCCCAAACAATGCTCCGGTCCGGCTGACGCGCCTTATATCAAACAGGAGCATGATGATTTCAGGCAGTTCGTAGGCAACCTCTCGGCAGCCTACAATAATCTCGCCGCCGCAGAAAGAAGAAAAGGAGAAGAACTGCTCAGCAAGGAAAGTGAAAAACTGAACAGGACTGTATTGAATGCCCTCAAAACAGGCGTTACACTCAGCACTCCTCCATCGATCGGAAGCCCGGTGAATATTGCTGCTGCAAGAAAAATGATGGATATCGGCATGCGTCTCGCTACCGTGGATCTGCCTGATCACGGCAGGCGCATGGATAAACTCGACTCCGCTTACCACCGCCTCATCAGGGAGTACAGGGAAAAAAGTGAAAAGATCGCAGAAGAGTATGCTCAGAAGAAAAGCCAGTATGATTGCGGTGAAGGCCGTGGTGCCGACTGCGCCGCCATCGAGAGGCTCAGCAAAGAAGAATGCCAGAAACAGGTAGCTCTCGGCAATGCCGCACAGGGCGCCATCTCTGCCGCCAAAATGGATTACCAGAACGAACATCTCCGCTTCATCCGCTGGCAGTTCAACTACAGCGCCTTTTATGGATACCTCTCAGGCTTCAATGAACACCTGGCACGCGCCGCCTTCTATGATGCCTGCAGCAAGTATCTCACAGAACTGGAAAGGCTGGCATATGATCCATTCGTTTGCGCCGGTGGCCGTTGTGACGATGAAAGAACTGAAGCATATGCCAAAGATGAATCGGATAATACCAAAGAAATGGAATGTCCCATCGATATCGATATCAAATTCATCATCGGTAAGATCAAACTCAATTGCGAAAAATTTGAATTCACTGCGGGAGAAGGACTGGTATTCACTGCCACCAAAAGCTTCGTGGGCAGCAAACAAACCACCATGAGCCTCGGCGCCGGACTGCAATTCCAGGGATCAAAAGAATGGGGCATCTTCTCCGGTGAAGTCAGCGGCAGCGCCACACAATCATTTTACATCGTATGGGATAAAGACGACAAGATCATCGATGCGGGCATCGCCGTGAAAGCGGAAGGCTCCATCAAAGGCGAAGCAAAAGTGGAACTGCCTGGCGGCATCGGCAAAGACCAACTGCCCCAAAAAGAAATCAAAGTAGAAGGCGAATTCGGTTATACTCTCGGAGTCAACTCCGGCTGGACCTTTGCTGACGGCAGCCTCAGCAGGATCGCAAACGCTGTCGGCGTGTTTAAATAAGGGCCGCCTTTTTATTGTTTTGCTGTGTGGCGACGGGATATGAACAAATGGGGCTGTGGAAACAAACCAACGCAGGTGGATGTTTATTGGACTGTGGGTTGGTTGGATGAAACGATAGAGCACTGCCGGGCTTCTTCGCTTATGTTTCCAAGGCTCCATTTGTTCATATCCCGCCGCCATTGGCATTCATGGAGGTGCGGCAGAGATATTTCAACACCCCGCATTGTTTGCATCGGGGTACCAAACCAACCGTTGATGGTGTTCAGGTTTGATCTTTGCTTTGTTATAGCAGCAATTTATAGATTGCGTTTTTTTATTTGTTATTTCTTCATACATTCTTTCCTCTGTTCTTCTTTCTCATTTCTTCGCTCTCTTCTTATTGGGCCTATTAATCTTTTTTCACTTTTTTTAAGTTGCCCCTGCCGGATTTTTTAGCATTTCATCTTCATTCATTTTCCCTGAATTTTTTTCGATTATCTGTTTTTGACTTTTCCACTTTCCCATTTTCTCTTTTTTCTCGGCAATGTATGATCCCAATTCACCTGTTCATTTTTATCAGCAAATCAGCCTTGTCAAACATCCATCTCCTGCCACGCAGGTTGGCAGGGGCCGGGCGGGGTATGAAAGTGAGGGCCTTGGAAACATAAGCGAAGCAGCCCGGCCCAGTACCTCCGCCCAACCCAACCCCACAAAAGCTCAAACAAAATCCTCCCGCGCCGGTTTGTTTCCGCAGCCCGCACTTTCATACCCCGCCCGGCCCGGAAAGGGAAAAAGTGTAAATTGAGGTGTTATGAAAGATCAGGATATTCCATTCGAGATTATTTATGAACAGCAGACACTGAAAGTGGAAATCATCCGCAGCGGCAAAAGCGTGGTATACAAGATCACGAATGATAAAAAGCCGGGCGTATTCTTTGTGACCAGAGCCATGGATGCGGAAAAGAAATATTTCTGGACATCCATTCCGGAAGGCCGGCTCGA
This portion of the Pseudobacter ginsenosidimutans genome encodes:
- a CDS encoding tetratricopeptide repeat protein, which gives rise to MKFIAMLALVLLTGSAFAQENMSEKELEELIRRAEKMAEKAKSDPRMKKAMQEEEKAENKPKKFPTRDNAALAALPARPMSNGSMSSYLQNLYTAYKTKMPVGAIQAAQKATESLGGNADKIGVAGVSAWYNGAQEQGILMLLQAGAKKPEDPLLLNNLGALLNAGGAARHALPVLQTLVNRYPENPMLLNNLGQAYAGVGQLDTAMKYFARVFKKSPQHPEARNTAGQIEKQRGRTAEAVKHFQESLKGAHNLEALQGLDECTGGNYYAKLPPIGSPIDLPYFNEFKYKLPKQCSGPADAPYIKQEHDDFRQFVGNLSAAYNNLAAAERRKGEELLSKESEKLNRTVLNALKTGVTLSTPPSIGSPVNIAAARKMMDIGMRLATVDLPDHGRRMDKLDSAYHRLIREYREKSEKIAEEYAQKKSQYDCGEGRGADCAAIERLSKEECQKQVALGNAAQGAISAAKMDYQNEHLRFIRWQFNYSAFYGYLSGFNEHLARAAFYDACSKYLTELERLAYDPFVCAGGRCDDERTEAYAKDESDNTKEMECPIDIDIKFIIGKIKLNCEKFEFTAGEGLVFTATKSFVGSKQTTMSLGAGLQFQGSKEWGIFSGEVSGSATQSFYIVWDKDDKIIDAGIAVKAEGSIKGEAKVELPGGIGKDQLPQKEIKVEGEFGYTLGVNSGWTFADGSLSRIANAVGVFK
- a CDS encoding OmpA family protein; the encoded protein is MKKLILLCVFIAPFVSQAQLGGLVNKAKNKIKEKLDNKVDREIDKSLDPPKEKTKEEENKTSGEENKPGGTEARSPIAAYSRYDFIPGEKVLYAEDLAQDNIGELPLGWNTRGKGEVVTLENFPGKWMRMFTGATYLFGNNKPFGENFTVEFDLIVDGTAPQGTRFLPGFKFGMFSSGTKKATDKSLWSESEWMDKNVLSITTKPNLDLISKAELYSREKGSQSFSSGNTDFAAFSKSYFKPAHYAIQVQKSRVRVWIDGNKVFDIPEVVGSSIPFNNLVFGVSDYVFYNESNFGIYISNIKVATGVPDTRHKLLDEGKFSTTGILFDLNSASIKPESNSVLKEIGNLMKENKDLRVKIIGHTSSDGDDAANLELSKKRAAAIKDALVKDHKIEEERLQAEGKGETQPVGDNKTKEGQAQNRRVEFIKL